The genomic region AGAAGGTGATCGCGCTGATCAAGGGACAGAGTAAATACCGTTCCTCCTGGAGTAATAAAACCGCGTCCGAATCTGCTTCCGCACAAAACCGCGCTCATATTCAGAAAGTCGCCCCGGATGCGTCCGCAAAAAGACGCTGTGGGCAGATAGCCGACATCGCCTGATATGGCCCCAAGATCCCCTGTATGATTGGCAAGACGTTCAAGCTCAAGGGCAATGCCTCTGAGCCCTTCGGCACAGGCTGGTGATCTTGTTCCTGAGAGAGATTCCATTATCATGCAGTATGCCTGGGTATGGCCGATGGTGGTATCGCCTGCGACTGTTTCCATCATACTCAGACTGCGCGGATACGGGCCTCCTGTCATTGCCTGCTCGATTCCCCGGTGTTGATACCCAAGAGATATTTCAAGATGAAAGACCTTTTCACCGTGGCATTGGAAACGGAAATGCCCGGGTTCTATGATTCCGGCATGAACAGGACCGACAGCGACTTCATGAACTTCCTCTCCCTTAACCTGATAAAAATCCATGGCTCCGGCTTTTGCTTGCTCGTTAGCAGGTTGTCCCCATGCATTTATTCCATTAACAAACGATTTATGAAATCTTACAGGCTTGAACCAAGGATGGTCTTCTGCAATTATTCCGCACTGTTCCGAAATTTCGCGCTCGAACAACTGAACCTGGGGGCACAGCTCGGCTATTGAGGGGAATCTGTCTCCGCAGACAGTCGTCCGCATGATCCCAAGCTGCCCTTCCACCTTGTAGGCCATGATGCAGCAAAGGGATGTCTTTCCATTCCCAGGAATTCCGAAATATGTAACTACTCGCCAGCCCAGGCCCGTTGCATCAATGATCGTCTGTAAAAATCGCGTCAGTTCCAGCTCAGGAATATCGTTATATGTAATTGTCGTGCCATTATAGATGAAGCCCATAATGTTTTTCATGGATTCACCTTCAAAAGTTCCGCTCCTTCATTCAAAAGCCTTGTCAAAAACCTGGGTTGCCATACTCCGAGCAGAAAAATCACAAACATCATGAAAAGAGGGGGAGCCACGGTGAGAAATCTGTCTCTGTATTTTGTGGTTTCTATTTCCTGGGGAGGTTTTCCCATGACCATAGGTATTACTATATTTGCCATTCCAATGAATATTACGGCCAGAAAAAAGATGAACATACTCCCTATGATATAATGCCCATGAACAAAGGAACTGCTTATAATGCCGAATTCACTTATGAACGGTGAAAAAGGAGGCGAGCCTGTAATGGCTATGAAACCTGTCATAAAAAGCCATGCAGACCAGGGAAGTCTGGTCATGCCTCCCCGTACCACGCTGATATTTTTACTGGAATATGATCTGTGAAGATTTCCGGCAGACAGAAAAAGAACCCCTTTTGTGAGCCCGTTATTTACAAGATGAAACAGGGTGGCAAATGCCGCCGCTTTTCCAAGCCCAAGCCCTACGGCCAAAATTCCGACATGCTCGACACTGGAATAGGCGAGCATTCTCTTAAAGTCGGTCTGTTTTGTCATAAAGACGGCAGCAATCGCCATGGAACCGAGCCCCATACCGATGAGAGCATTCTGAAAAAAAACCGTCTCACTATCAGATGCAATACAGACCTGATAAATTCGGATGATTGCAAGAAAAGCGCAGTTGACAAGGCCTCCGGCAAGAAGAGCTCCCACAAGTCCCGGAGCTTCGCCGTAAGCGTCCGGTTTCCAGACATGGAGCGGGGCCAATCCCATTTTACAGCCGTATCCGACCAGAAGAAATATAAATGAGGCATGAAGCCATCCCTTATTTAGTCCCGCCGCGGAAGCCATAAGAGGCCCCATCAGGAGAGTCGCGTCCTTATGCGCCACATGGGTTGAATAAGCAAGGAACATAAGGCCTAAAAAAGCCAGGGCTATCCCGACTGAGCAGATAAGCAGATATTTCCATGTCGCTTCAATGGAACGGGCATTGCGGTTGTAATATATAAGAGGAGTCATGGTTACGGTGGTGGTTTCAATGGCAACCCAGAACAGCCCCAGGTGTTGGGACATTGTTACAATGGTCATGGCTGAAAGACAGATCAACAGGCATATGCAGAGAATCTTATTCGGCCGCTCACGTCTATAACTCAGATATCCGACGGAATAAACCGAGCAGACAGCAAACAGCAGGCTTATACAGATAAGCACTATAGCCCCAAGCGGGTCAAGCCATATCCATCCTTTTGCAGATGGAGGAGGAGGATTGGTTGACATAAAAAAAGTCATGGCAAGATGGGGCAAGGCCACAAAAGGAAGAATATACGGGCGAAACCGGTCATTTGTAATTATCCAGGAGGCAAGAGCCCCGGCTATGGGCAGCAGACACAGTGCATAGAGCATTACTGTTATTCCTCTTTCAGAATGCTGAGCCGGGAAGTATCTATTGATGAAAACTCCCGGCTGATATGGTTAATTACTATTGCCATGACAAATACTCCCACAAGAAGGTCAAGGAGAATCCCTGCTTCCACCATAACAGGCATCACTTCTGTAAGCAGAAGCCCGAATATGAAAATTCCGTTTTCCAGAACAAGATATCCTATTACCTGCGAAATGGCTTTTTTCCTTGTGGTCAGAAGCAGAAATCCGGTCATTATCGTGGATATGGAGGCAGGCACAAAAAGAAGATCCCTGTGCTCAGGTGCAAGCGGAAGTTTTTCGGCAAAAACAAATGACAGTGCGGTTAAAACAGCGCCAAGCATGATGGACGGGATATAGCCGAGAAAAGGTTCTATTTCCCTTTTTATTTGGACGTCACGGACAGCATTATTTAATAATTTAGGGATGATAAATCCCTTGATCACGACAATTCCAATGGAAATGCCTGCAAGGTGCCATGAAAAGGAATGGACAAATCCTGGAATTATTCCGAGAATTACACCCTGAATTGCTGCCGCACGAATACAAAATGTCATTCGGCTTGATCCGAGCATAACGAAATTAATAAGCATAACTGCAACAAGAAATTTATCTGCAAAAATAACCAAAAAACTTCCGTCTTGTAATCCGACCATCTGTCACCTCAATATCAGCATAATGGAAAAAGCGGATAGAATCGTTGCCGCAATCAGAAGTTGGGGTATACGAATCATACGCAGTCTTGCCATCATTGATTCAACGCACCCGATTACAACGGCCAGAAACAGCATTTCGATTATAAACAGCCCCCAGTCCGAATATGCATTACCTGTCTTGACCGGCATTACAATATTCATGAATATGGATCCTATTATGAAAAGCTTCATGGCTGCCCCGTATATAATATAACCAAAATCAGGCCCGCTGTGGTCAAGCACCATGACTTCATGGATCATTGTCAGCTCAAGATGTGTGTTCGGATCATCAAAAGGAATACGGCAGTTTTCGGCAAGCAGAATAATGAACAGGGAAATAACTATCAGAACCATGGTTGATCCAGCCTTGAACCATATAGCCGGAGTGGCGAAACCAAGCATTTCGGAAAGAGAGAGAGAATCACTCAACCTGGACATGGTCAGCATGACGAAAAATAATGTCGGCTCGGCAAGACATGAAAAAGTAACTTCGCGGGCAGCGCCCATTCCCTCGAAACTTGAGCCTGTATCAAGGGCCGCTATTGTCGTGAAAAAACGTGCCAGACCCCAAAGATAGGCGAAGAGGATAATGTCTCCGCTGAATGACACAGGAGAATGATGGCGTCCGAACGGCACAAGCATGGCAGCAATGATAGTTGCTGCCAGATTGATGACAGGCCCGGCCTTGAAAACCCAGGTCGTTGTTTCGCTGAAAACCGAATTTTTGCGGAGCAGCTTGAAAAAATCATAATAATACTGAAAGCATGGAGAACCTGTGCGTCCTGCGAATACGGCCTTGGTTTTAGCGATGACTCCTGGAAGCAGAAGCGGCATCGTCAGCAAAACAAGGCAATGTATTATGGTATCTGTCATGAGGCTGCCCCCTTTATGCTATTTGCCTGCGGTTTGCCCGAAAAGACTTTAGGATTTGGCATGACCATAAGGCCATGTAAAGATTCACTGGCTGACAGAATTTAGAATATTAATGACATGTTACTAAAGAATATGTTATACTTTTTTATACGTCAATAAGAATATCAGACATCCAGGAGTTTTATATGGTGAATACCAGACTCAATATCACCCTTCCCACCCACATTGCGGATGACATCAAGGCCCTCTATGGACAGCTCGGTCTGAGTCAGTTTCTTGAAGATGCGGCGGACGAGAAACTCTCGGAAATAAAAAACAGAGCTCATCTGAAACTCATTGAGGGATACATGGCTACTGTCGAAGAGACAGTGGATGTCCTCAAGAAATTCGAATCCGCTTTTATGGAGAAGCCTGATGTTTAAACGTTGCGGAATATACCAGGTCAGCCTTCCAAATATTGAAAAAGACAATAAAAATCTCTGCCCCTGTCTTGTGGTCAGCAACAATATAAGCAACGAATTTTCACCAGTTGTCACCATTCTGCCGCTTGCCTTTTCCAATCTCGATAGAATTTATGAATTCGAGACATTTATCCCTGCTGTTTCAAACGGACTTGGGAAAGATGCAAAGGTAAGCTCCCATATAATTATAACCATCAACAAATCCAGAGTGATCGGTGAACGTATAGGTTTTTTACCCAAAGCGATCATGGCAAAAATAGACAAGACTCTGCGCCTTCAGCTTGATTTGTTATGAGTTAGGATGCTTTCAAGACGGCGCATCAATCTAATCCTTCAGGAATCTCTAATGCTGTTAAAAACATCGGATGCGGCCATAGCCATAAATGTCACTGAAAATGTCATTCAGAGCTGGATAAAAAAGGACGGCCTTCCGGCGGAAATGATAAGCGGCGAGCTAATGATAAACAGGACAGATCTTCTGGAATGGGCAACAGAAAGAGGATTAAAGGTAGATCCTGAAATTTTCAAAGTAAATGATGACGAAAACATTCACATGCCAACCCTCATGGAAGCAATTGAATCAGGAGGCATTCATTTCGGAGTCAAGGGGAATGACAAGGAGACTGTTCTCAGAAATGTTGTGGAATGCCTCAATCTGCCGGATAAACTGGATCCTGAATTTATCCTTCAGGTACTTTTAACAAGGGAAGCCATGGGGACAACCGCCATCGGCGACGGGATCGCAATACCCCACGTCCGCAATCCCATCATGCTCCGGATCCCAAAACCCAAGATTGCGCTCTGTTTTCTTGAAACGCCGATTGATTTCGAGGCCTTTGACGCCAAGCCTGTTAATATCCTGTTTACGTTGACAAGCCCCACAGTAAAAGTACATCTGCATCTTTTATCACGACTTGCCTTTGCGCTGCGTGAAAAACGTTTGAGGAGCGTTCTTCAAAATCAGGATAGCAAGGAAACAATCATGGCCGTTTTTAAGGAAATAGACAGTTCTCCAGGGAGGCCAAAATGATGGAAACCAGTATTGAATCATGGCCTGTCTTACTTATTATTTTGTCTTCATTTATTTCTTTGGCCTCTGGCATTCCAATTCTTTTCGGGATTATTGCTCCGGCTGCCGGACAGCGTATTTCTGCGGGCCTGATGGTGCTGTCAGCCTTGACAGGACTGACAGGAGCAATATCTGTTCTTGCCAGCCAAACTGAAACAGTCATCAAATTGAACTGGCATTTGCCGCTGGGTCCCATGATATGTTCCGTTGATTCCCTTTCAGCATTTTTCATGATTCCTGTTTTCATAATAACTGCTTGCGCCAGCATTTATTCCATCGAATACTGGCCGGCCAAAGATAATTTGCAAAACATCCGGCGACTCACTTTTTTTTTCGGAGCCCTGGCTTCAGCCATTCTCTGGGTTGTAATGGCCGGGTCCGCGGCTCTTTTTCTTTTTGCCTGGGAAATAATGGCCATATCTGCATTTTTTGTTTTAACAGCAGATGATTCGGACACAGAAGTTCGTGAAGCAGGTATCCTGTATCTGATCTGCACACATATTGGCACCCTTGCTCTGTTTGTACTCTTCGCAATGCTTAATTATGCCTCTGGTTCATTTGCTTTCCCTGGTTCAGGATCCATAGAAGCAGGAAATTTCATGGCAACAGTCCTTTTTTTTCTCGGTATTTTCGGATTCGGCATCAAGGCTGGAATAATGCCTTTCCATGTATGGCTGCCATCTGCACATGCAAACGCTCCGAGTCATGTTTCGGCCGTAATGTCAGGGATCATTCTTAAAATCGGTATTTATGGTATTTTACGCCTGCTTTCATTCTTCAAAGCCATTCCTCTCTGGTGGGGAATTACCATACTGACTGTCGGTGTGGTTTCAGGTGTTCTCGGGGTGGTTTTCGCCATAGCCCAGCACGATTTAAAACGTCTTCTTGCCTATCACAGTATAGAAAACATCGGAATTATCATGATGGGAATCGGACTTTCCCTGATCGGAATATCAGAAAAATCGTCAATACTCATTATACTTGGAATGGCAGGAGCCCTGCTGCACGTCATGAACCACGCTATATTCAAGGCGCTGCTCTTTTTTGGGGCAGGTTCTGTCATCCACGCTGTCGGTACAAGAGAGATTGACCGGATGGGAGGACTCCTGCGCAAAATGCCCTGGACAGCCGCATTTTTTCTGACCGGAGCAGTTGCCATATGCGGGCTTCCTCCCCTGAATGGTTTTGTGAGCGAATTTTTTATTTATCTGGGGCTTTTCAGCAGCGCCGCACGCGGGAACGGTGCATCTGCCGCAGCATGCGCTCTTGCTGCGCCATGTCTTGCCCTTATCGGAGGACTCGCGCTTGCCTGTTTTGTAAAGGTTTTTGGTGTGGTTTTTCTGGGAACCGAACGTTTTCAGCTTCAAGAACATGATCATGAAGCGGGCCTAAGCATGCGCATACCCATGGCCGTACTTGCGTCAATATGCGTATTCATCGGCGTTGTACCATTTATGCTTGTGCCTGTTCTGGAATCAGCTGTCAGGGTTTGGAACCATTCAGCCGCGATTGACATTGCCCTTGCCGAAGCTGTTCCCTTTAAATGGATATCAATCATGGCGATTGCGCTTATATCTGTCATTGTTTGTCTATATTTTGCGAGGATAAGAAAGGCTTCTTCCGAAAAGAGCACGACATGGGGATGCGGCTATACCGAACCTACGCCCCGAATGCAATACACAGCTTCTTCATTTGCAGATACGATAATAGGGCTGTTTGCCGGAGTTCTCTGGCCAACAATCCATAAGCCGGAAATAAAGTCTGTTTTCCCAAAAAGCTCAAGATTCTCAAGCCATGTTCCTGAAACTGTCCTTGAAAAAATATATCTTCCGCTACTTCACCTGGTAAGCGACAGACTCACTGCAATCAGAAAACTACAGCACGGTCATCTTCATTTTTATATTCTTTATATATTTCTTACACTGATTGCACTTATGATTATTCCTGATTAATATAAACTTGATGGACTCGCAAAAACTTAAAAATGGCAACGGCGTCAGACAGGACTTTATCCTGCATATAGTATTTTCAGACACTTCTGGATTCCGGACTTCGCTGGAATGACGAAAATCGGACTTTTTGCGACTTTGTCAAACTTGACTGCCATGAGTATGGCCAATGTGTTTGGTAATAAAAAAGGCGAATTTGAATTGAACCGGACAAAAACAACTTTCCGCGCCCTGTCTTCAAAAAACTACAGACTTTTCATGGCTGGCCAGGGAGTATCCCTTATAGGAACCTGGGTGCAGCAGACAGCCATGAGCTGGCTGGTTTACAGGATGACACATTCAGCCGCGCTTTTAGGCGTTGTCGGCTTCTGTAGCCAGATCCCCTCGTTTTTTATCGCTCCTTTTGCAGGCGTTCTGGCTGACAGAATAAACAAGCACAGGCTGATAATTCTGACCCAGGCGCTTTCCATGCTTCAGGCTCTATTTTTGGGTATTCTCATTCTCACAGACTCCATCAAGGTTTGGCATATTCCGGCTCTCAGCCTTTTTATAGGACTGGTGAATGCATTTGACATCCCGACTCGCCAGTCTTTTGTTATAGAAATGGTGGACGACAAATCTCTCCTTGGAAATGCCATTGCGCTTAACTCCTCGATGGTTAATATTGCCCGCATGATAGGCCCTACAATAGCAGGCATAATGATTGCCGCTTTTGGCGAAGGGATCTGTTTTTTCTTAAATGCGGGCAGTTATGTGGCAGTGATTTTTTCCCTGGTACTCATGAAAAACATAAAGAGCAGAATTAGTTCTGAACATAAGTCAGCCCTGAAAGGTCTTAGAGAAGGATTTAATTATGCCTTCGGTTTTATGCCGATCAAGGCGATAATTCTTCAGCTTGGCATTGTAAGTTTAACCGGTGTGCCATTCATGGTGCTTCTGCCTGTTTTCGCAAGTGACATCCTTCATGGCGGGCCCCACACCCTCGGTTTTCTCATGGCAGCTTCAGGGGTCGGAGCTCTCTGCGGAGCCCTGTTCCTTGCATCACGAAAAAATGTTTTCGGACTTGGAAAAATTATAGCTTCAGCAACATTTCTCTTTGGCTGCGGCCTATTATTTTTTTCCATGTCCAAGGTTTTATGGTTTTCAATGACGATGCTGTTTCTGTCAGGATTCGGAATGATGGTGCAGATGGCTGCAAGCAACACGATACTTCAGACCATTGTCGATGATGACAAACGCGGCAGGGTAATGAGCTTTTTCACCATGGCCTTCATAGGCATGGCTCCATTCGGAAGCCTCTGGGCCGGTACGCTTGCAAGTCATATCGGCGCCCCTGAGACACTTTTCATAGGAGGGCTCTGCTGCATTATCTGTGCTGCGGTCTTTGCAAGAAAACTTCCTGACATACGGAAAATGATCAGACCGGTATATGAAAAAATAGGCATCATAAAAACATTCGAATAAGGATTGCCTCCGACGTTGATGCTCTCGCAAAAACCCGAAAAAAAGCTTCAGGGCCATGCCGGACTTGATCCGGCATCCAGTATTTCAATTATTTCCGTATTCCGGCTCTCGGTTTTCACCGGGACAGGCCCCGCCGGAATGACGGAAGTCTGACTTTTTGAGACCTTGTCAAAAATAATTTATTTATAGATTTCAGCATTTAACCGAAGCACAGCCATTTCAAATCAGCGGTTTGCCATATACATCAGCGAGCCTGCCGTGACTTCCTCTTCGACCATTATGTCCATCTTGTTTATGCCGGACATATTTTTAAGGAGATTTTCGATTCCGGCCACAACCTGTTTCCTGTTTGAAACCCTTTTGGGAAATAAAACAGTCAGGTGGCCATCATCTGAGCTGACCACGGCGTCAAAATATTTGTTAATTATCAGCGCTTTTGCCGTAGCTGCCATACTAAGATCGTTCAAATTCTTTTTAGACTCGGCAGTTGGCTGGAAAGAAGAAAATGCAGCTGCATGACATATCATGTTCACACAGTCATCAATTGAAATATGATTGATATTCAGTATCAGATCATAAAGGCTTGGGTCTGTCGTATCTATGTCATATATGGATTTAGACCATCTGCGCCTTTCTTTGTCGTAACAGACAAGGGTCTTCATTGCCTGGAATTCTGTTGTTTTTTCCCTTGCCATCAGTTCAGAAACCCTGCTGTCAAAATCTGCGATTATCCTTGCCTTGATGGCATGGCTTATTCCCTGTAGAAAAAAATGGCCTGCCACACCATGATAAACAACATTGCCTCTTTTCATATAATTGAGAAGCGCCGCTCTTATATATGCGATATAGATCTCTTTACTCCTCGTAACTTTTTCAAGAAAGGAAGGGCCTTTATACATTGCCTCGGACAGTTTTATTTCCGTCACGTTGAAGGTGTCAGAGGCTTCAAGAATGATTTCGCTTGAAATGCATTCATATTTGAGCCGTTCCGCAACCTTTTCCGCAATAAGTTTGCCCTTGCTGCAATACGCTCTTGAAATACTAATAATTGCCATGAGATCCTCCTTTCTGACTGGAAAAATGTTTTGTTTATATTCATTCAGCTGTTTTTTGAGCTTCTTGATCTCCGTGCATTCCACCCAGAGCGTAATCACCTTTCATAAAAGCATCTGCGACCTTTGCAGGGGCCTCGTCATCATCCATGACAGCGTCAAGAAGACGGCTGAATCCGAGCAGCCTGCCTGTCATTACGAGTCTTTCCCTTATATCCTCTGCCCTGAGTTCAAAAATTGAGGCCGTCACAAGATCTTCATGCTGCTGGCATGAGAATCCGTATTCCTTCATTACCTGAACAACAAACCGGGCCCTGCGTTCCCTCTGAACAGCAGTGGTGCCTCCTCCCTTGAATCTGAATCTGATATGATTCCCCCGTGGATTGATTCCGCATACAGCGTCGACCATCGCAAAATGGAAATCCACCCTTGCGTTCAGATTCAGATAATCCCTGGTGATCATGGCGTAATTCTGGTTACCAACCGGCCTTGCGCTTCTTTCATCGAGCATTGCCTTGGTGAAAAGCCCGGATATGGCCGGAGCAGGCGGAGCCTGATTCCAGCGCAGTCCAGGAGTTGAGATTCCTTCCCAGAGAGAAAGGAAAGGCGATGAATAAATATCTGAGGGTCGTATTTTCATGCCTTTTTTTCCAGGTGAAATACCGCCACCAAGGTCAAGAATCAGAAAATGAAACGGAATCCCCTCGTCAAGCCGGTGAACCATGGAACCTGCATCCTCAAGAAGGGCATCGCCGGCATCAAACATGGAAAGCACAGCCATTTCATGGACGTAGCGGATAATATCGTGAACGGATCTGCACTCCTTAATCGAAAATGTCGGGCCATAGCTATCCGTAAGATTCAGGGGCTCAATCATTTTACGAAGTCTGGCAAGGGCCGGAAAATGAGTTGAAACAGAATCTTCCGGCGCTTTTACGACCGTCTTTTTTCTCCTTGTGTATGATGTTATTCCTTCAGGAGCCCTGCGGACCGATGCGGAATCTGCATCAAGAATTATCCAGTCACCGTCTTTCAGAGTAGAAGAGGCGATTCCGGTTGATGTCAGCATAGGAATGCCATACTCCCTTGCCACACAAGAAAGATGATCCGCAGGATTTCCAAGGTCAACCACAATCCCCTCAAAGCAATCAAGCCAGGCAGCAGCATCAACCATGCTCTGGCGAAGAACCATAATATAGGGAGTCTCAATATCTTTTTTCACTGCCTTGACATCTTCGGCTGAGCTCACAAGCACAGCCTTTCCAGCGCATCTTCCGTTTGACGCGCAGACACCCCCGGATAGCAGAACCCCACCTTGAGAAGGATCAAACTTTTGACTCTTTTTAGGGCCAAGCCTTATTTCCCTTGACTGGAGAAGAGAAATCCCGCCGCATTCATCAATTGCCCATTCAATATCCTGGGGCTTTCCGTAAAGGCTTTCCACCATGCGGCCGCATCTTGCCAGTCTGCATGCCTCGTCAAAGGACAGAACCGACATCTCTCCGGCATCAAAGGAAATCTCTTCACTCATAATGCCTTCCCCGGAAGAAGCCACGCAGCGCCTGTTTTTAAAAGCAAGTTTTGACCATTCTGAAAAAGGAATATCCTCGGGCCTGTCCCTCAAGGGCATGTAAAGATCGGCCGGAGCGCTCCCGCCCACAGCTGATATTCCAAGGCCAGGAACCGCGCTTATGAGCATTCTTCCTTTTTCAGGCCCGGATGTATTATCGGCCTGATTATCGGCCTGATTATCTGACGGATTAACCGTGAACATAACACCGGCAGCCCTCGCATCAGCCATGAGCTGGCACAGAACGGCCATATCGCTGCCTACGAGCGGAAGGCCTGCGTTCATCCTGTAAATAATGGCCCTTGGACTGAAACTGCTTGCGATAACATCCAGAATCGCATTTTTCAGGCTTTCGAAAAAAATGACGTTGAGAATACTCTTGAACTGTCCTGCAAAGGAATGATCGGCTTTGTCCTCGGCAAGGGCGCTGCTCCTGACAGACATTGCATTGCCTGAATTGCCGGTCAGTCTTTCATGGAAAACACGAAGTTCATTTTCAAGCTCCACAGGAATTCTTGCATCCATTATCCGCTTTCTGATTTCAGCAGAATCTGCATCAAGTTCCGCAGCATTCAGGGACGGAGCATTCTCCATTCTCTGAAGCCTCTGTTTTATGAAGGAATCAATTCCATTGGACGAAAGTATCTCAGAGCATGCTGGTGCAGTAAGTACAAAGCCATCGGGAACCTGAAAACCGGCTTTTTTCAGAAATGCGAGATTTGAGGCCTTGGAGCCTGCGACCCCTGCCATGTCAGACTGAAAATCGTCAAGAAAGACACAGAAAGAAGCCCTGTGAGAGTTTATTGCTGACTCAAGCTGTTTTCTGATTTCTGCTGACAGGGAACTGTGCCTTGCATAAAGGGCTGCATGGGAACCCTTTCCGATTCTGACAAGACCGTCAACAAGTTCATAAGTTGTCTCAAGAAGCTCATCAATTTCCGATGAAAGGCTGTCCCACGACATTGCCGAGGATCTCATTGTCTGGTCAATGGACTTAAGAAGTTCAAGGGCAGTTTCATTATTTGAAAGAATTATCCTGAACGTATGATATCTTGCCTTCAGCTCATAAAGGGCTGCCGTTATTTTTTTCAGGCGCCATCTTGTCCATTTTGAATGTAGAAAACCGATGATCTTTTTCATTGCGCACCCAGCTTTCTGAATTCATCAAGAAGATTTTCCATGATTCCTGAATCTGTCATCACTACATCCATCTGCCTGGTGAAAGCGGAAAGCTGTCCGAGTCTTATAAGACAGTGTTTCATTTCATCAGGTTTTGCCATTTTCAGTTTTCCGATTACAAGATCAGCCTTGATATCCACCTTGAAGTCCATTTCTTCAAGAACAGCTTTTATGAATCCTGCCCTGATATTTTTGCGAGTATCGTCGGCAAAACCTCCAGCAAACCTGAAATATATGTAGTTCTGGCTGGGCAAGCTGCCGAAATAACTGTCTACGATGGTGTAGTGATAGCCGAGCAGTAAGCCGAGATTCATATAACTGTCCGCTGCGATGACATGATTTGTTCCAGAATATTTTGGAATACCGGTTGAAGCCCCTGTTGCTGAAGGCATTTTTGCCATGCCTGAAACAATGTCTGAAAAACTTATGGGAACCGGGGAATCCAGCCACATTTCCCTGTCGTTTATCCCGGACAGGAAAGCCTTCAGAGGTACAGACTCAATCTGGTCTATCCTTATTCTGTCTGAACATTCCGATGCGATGGCGCCTCCAAGATCAATCAGAAAAAGATCAAGCGGCACGCTGAGTTCAATTTTTTGGGCATATGATCTCAAATCCCCTGCCCCAGGATACTTTATGCCAAGGAGTCTTGCCACAGAGCATTCATGGGCAAAATGAATGATGTCGTGGTAGGTACGGCAGCCCGAGGCTGAATAGTCGTCTGTGTTTGGATCCGTAAGTCCGAGCGGAGTTATCCACCTCAGGAGACGTCTTAGGGAGGCATATTCCTCATCTCCT from Desulforegula conservatrix Mb1Pa harbors:
- a CDS encoding proton-conducting transporter transmembrane domain-containing protein; translation: MMETSIESWPVLLIILSSFISLASGIPILFGIIAPAAGQRISAGLMVLSALTGLTGAISVLASQTETVIKLNWHLPLGPMICSVDSLSAFFMIPVFIITACASIYSIEYWPAKDNLQNIRRLTFFFGALASAILWVVMAGSAALFLFAWEIMAISAFFVLTADDSDTEVREAGILYLICTHIGTLALFVLFAMLNYASGSFAFPGSGSIEAGNFMATVLFFLGIFGFGIKAGIMPFHVWLPSAHANAPSHVSAVMSGIILKIGIYGILRLLSFFKAIPLWWGITILTVGVVSGVLGVVFAIAQHDLKRLLAYHSIENIGIIMMGIGLSLIGISEKSSILIILGMAGALLHVMNHAIFKALLFFGAGSVIHAVGTREIDRMGGLLRKMPWTAAFFLTGAVAICGLPPLNGFVSEFFIYLGLFSSAARGNGASAAACALAAPCLALIGGLALACFVKVFGVVFLGTERFQLQEHDHEAGLSMRIPMAVLASICVFIGVVPFMLVPVLESAVRVWNHSAAIDIALAEAVPFKWISIMAIALISVIVCLYFARIRKASSEKSTTWGCGYTEPTPRMQYTASSFADTIIGLFAGVLWPTIHKPEIKSVFPKSSRFSSHVPETVLEKIYLPLLHLVSDRLTAIRKLQHGHLHFYILYIFLTLIALMIIPD
- a CDS encoding MFS transporter; translation: MTKIGLFATLSNLTAMSMANVFGNKKGEFELNRTKTTFRALSSKNYRLFMAGQGVSLIGTWVQQTAMSWLVYRMTHSAALLGVVGFCSQIPSFFIAPFAGVLADRINKHRLIILTQALSMLQALFLGILILTDSIKVWHIPALSLFIGLVNAFDIPTRQSFVIEMVDDKSLLGNAIALNSSMVNIARMIGPTIAGIMIAAFGEGICFFLNAGSYVAVIFSLVLMKNIKSRISSEHKSALKGLREGFNYAFGFMPIKAIILQLGIVSLTGVPFMVLLPVFASDILHGGPHTLGFLMAASGVGALCGALFLASRKNVFGLGKIIASATFLFGCGLLFFSMSKVLWFSMTMLFLSGFGMMVQMAASNTILQTIVDDDKRGRVMSFFTMAFIGMAPFGSLWAGTLASHIGAPETLFIGGLCCIICAAVFARKLPDIRKMIRPVYEKIGIIKTFE
- a CDS encoding cytidylate kinase-like family protein, whose product is MAIISISRAYCSKGKLIAEKVAERLKYECISSEIILEASDTFNVTEIKLSEAMYKGPSFLEKVTRSKEIYIAYIRAALLNYMKRGNVVYHGVAGHFFLQGISHAIKARIIADFDSRVSELMAREKTTEFQAMKTLVCYDKERRRWSKSIYDIDTTDPSLYDLILNINHISIDDCVNMICHAAAFSSFQPTAESKKNLNDLSMAATAKALIINKYFDAVVSSDDGHLTVLFPKRVSNRKQVVAGIENLLKNMSGINKMDIMVEEEVTAGSLMYMANR
- a CDS encoding PEP/pyruvate-binding domain-containing protein gives rise to the protein MKKIIGFLHSKWTRWRLKKITAALYELKARYHTFRIILSNNETALELLKSIDQTMRSSAMSWDSLSSEIDELLETTYELVDGLVRIGKGSHAALYARHSSLSAEIRKQLESAINSHRASFCVFLDDFQSDMAGVAGSKASNLAFLKKAGFQVPDGFVLTAPACSEILSSNGIDSFIKQRLQRMENAPSLNAAELDADSAEIRKRIMDARIPVELENELRVFHERLTGNSGNAMSVRSSALAEDKADHSFAGQFKSILNVIFFESLKNAILDVIASSFSPRAIIYRMNAGLPLVGSDMAVLCQLMADARAAGVMFTVNPSDNQADNQADNTSGPEKGRMLISAVPGLGISAVGGSAPADLYMPLRDRPEDIPFSEWSKLAFKNRRCVASSGEGIMSEEISFDAGEMSVLSFDEACRLARCGRMVESLYGKPQDIEWAIDECGGISLLQSREIRLGPKKSQKFDPSQGGVLLSGGVCASNGRCAGKAVLVSSAEDVKAVKKDIETPYIMVLRQSMVDAAAWLDCFEGIVVDLGNPADHLSCVAREYGIPMLTSTGIASSTLKDGDWIILDADSASVRRAPEGITSYTRRKKTVVKAPEDSVSTHFPALARLRKMIEPLNLTDSYGPTFSIKECRSVHDIIRYVHEMAVLSMFDAGDALLEDAGSMVHRLDEGIPFHFLILDLGGGISPGKKGMKIRPSDIYSSPFLSLWEGISTPGLRWNQAPPAPAISGLFTKAMLDERSARPVGNQNYAMITRDYLNLNARVDFHFAMVDAVCGINPRGNHIRFRFKGGGTTAVQRERRARFVVQVMKEYGFSCQQHEDLVTASIFELRAEDIRERLVMTGRLLGFSRLLDAVMDDDEAPAKVADAFMKGDYALGGMHGDQEAQKTAE